In Phycodurus eques isolate BA_2022a chromosome 10, UOR_Pequ_1.1, whole genome shotgun sequence, a genomic segment contains:
- the si:ch211-286o17.1 gene encoding hematopoietic progenitor cell antigen CD34 codes for MAASSPQRAGLRASMLALAFLLVGSVMIAGVRAQDDVVATGAASTVAAEEYIRGDMIPMTTVAPETNNQLFDIVMETQDTDQQTTAAPPAEQTDPESEGEDTAEGGQFTVDVYADEPQIQEQQTAAPAPPARGDGPENIPEGDVVCVSKEVVQDKNAVNLKLFQSSNCKTTKVKIQSVLQELCGEDCKLEIYQEDNTDQILVSGQYVEDDIKGMVNKFNNDNIKDKAGVKEAFPHWRKNSKLVLVSLLLTGLLLAALLVAGYYFKTHHKNSKGVRLAESYQVDEENQANTLVSVAPLPQEPVNKPANGEAPPENGTNPAPTTNGHSATQTPVADTEM; via the exons CGGGGGTCAGAGCACAAGATGACGTCGTCGCCACGGGGGCAGCGTCTACCGTGGCCGCAGAAGAATACATCAGAGGAGACATGATCCCGATGACAACTGTCGCGCCTG AGACAAACAATCAACTATTTGACATTGTGATGGAAACCCAAGACACCGATCAGCAGACTACAGCGGCGCCGCCTGCGGAACAGACGGACCCGGAAAGCGAGGGAGAGGACACGGCTGAAGGGGGACAGTTCACAGTAGACGTGTACGCAGACGAACCCCAAATCCAGGAACAACAGACCGCCGCACCAGCACCGCCGGCGAGAGGTGACGGCCCAGAGAATATTCCCGAG GGCGACGTGGTGTGTGTGAGCAAAGAGGTAGTCCAGGATAAAAACGCTGTCAATCTGAAACTCTTCCAATCTTCCAACTGT AAAACTACCAAGGTGAAGATTCAAAGCGTTCTCCAAGAGTTGTGCGGGGAAGACTGCAAGCTAGAGATCTACCAGGAGGACAACACAGACCAGATCCTTGTATCTGGACAGTACGTTGAAG ATGACATAAAAGGCATGGTCAACAAGTTCAACAATGACAACATCAAAGACAAG GCTGGTGTGAAGGAAGCATTCCCTCACTGGAGGAAAAACTCTAAACTGGTGCTGGTTTCCCTGTTGCTGACTGGCCTGCTGCTGGCTGCTCTGCTGGTCGCCGGTTATTACTTTAAGACCCACCACAAGAATTCCAAAGGAGTCCGGCTG GCCGAGTCTTACCAGGTGGATGAAGAAAACCAGGCCAACACCCTGGTGTCCGTCGCCCCGCTGCCCCAGGAGCCCGTCAACAAGCCCGCCAACGGAGAAGCTCCACCAGAAAACGGGACCAATCCCGCCCCGACCACCAATGGGCACTCTGCCACCCAGACCCCGGTGGCCGACACAGAGATGTGA